In Vibrio sp. 10N, the following proteins share a genomic window:
- a CDS encoding TonB-dependent siderophore receptor: MNFKVTTLCSAVVLALNTSPVFAQSEPTQTDETLVIHAQSFDDYKVDSASGAMRTDTTMLETPQSVNVIPEIVLDEQLATTLGEALQNDASVNAGSQKWNREVFYLRGFELSSTNGYLRNGHSLFTHYMLPIETLDRIEVIKGPSSLLYGNSAPGGMINMVSKKPTATPQVNVGTDIDHLGSTRYHIDASGALNESGTLRGRTVLVKQDSVESRRYANGAQRERDRFLGYGVIEADLSDWGLLSVNYEKTNDNAPLDTGSWLDMQGNRIGDRDMIRDASWSFINNDVENWGADLDVYINSQWRANFSYNSQHMKRHRYDSSPKPTDQTLVDGSYTMSPFDRHDTWKTQAFHADLHGDFTALSADHQVLFGVNGQFYDYTQLRVKGNPINVKPGESPKNPGLDYHNDDTAYESSNHFYGIYAQDLITFNDQWQALVGGRYDQYFKDGTNSNGETVKGANDSQAFSPKFGVIYHPNYSGSIYANYSESFNPVDNVVNDDGSITERTPEKSRQYELGTKWELLDNRLLLTGALFDIEKRNISIEENGITTQNGNQHHRGAEAGAQGQLSDSWFVMTSAMYLDAKYDKHNLYQDKTPANVPEWSGSVWTRYAFTEATAFNIGLFYQGERWADNANTVTLDGYTRVDTGASHKISSDYVTWDFRFNIENLFDTEYVSGTGGSTSHGVVTDVHYGNERRFKLSVNASF; encoded by the coding sequence ATGAATTTCAAAGTGACCACACTTTGCAGTGCAGTGGTACTTGCACTCAATACTTCTCCAGTATTTGCCCAATCAGAACCAACACAAACTGACGAAACCTTGGTAATACACGCCCAAAGCTTCGACGACTATAAAGTTGATAGTGCAAGCGGTGCCATGCGTACCGACACCACCATGTTAGAAACCCCACAGTCGGTAAACGTTATTCCTGAGATTGTGCTCGATGAGCAGCTGGCCACCACATTAGGTGAAGCACTGCAAAACGATGCTAGCGTGAATGCTGGCTCTCAAAAGTGGAATCGCGAAGTATTTTATCTGCGCGGCTTTGAGCTTTCGTCGACCAATGGCTACCTAAGGAACGGTCACTCACTCTTTACCCACTATATGTTGCCAATTGAGACCTTAGATCGCATCGAGGTCATTAAAGGACCATCGAGCCTTCTTTATGGAAACTCGGCGCCTGGTGGCATGATCAACATGGTGTCTAAAAAGCCAACCGCGACACCACAAGTCAATGTTGGTACCGATATCGACCACCTTGGCAGCACTCGCTATCACATTGATGCTTCAGGTGCGCTTAATGAATCTGGCACATTGAGAGGTCGCACTGTGCTGGTTAAACAAGACTCCGTGGAGTCTCGTCGCTACGCTAATGGAGCACAGCGCGAGCGTGATCGCTTCCTAGGTTATGGTGTGATTGAAGCGGATCTGTCTGACTGGGGCCTGTTGTCTGTTAACTATGAAAAGACCAACGACAACGCGCCGCTGGATACGGGTTCTTGGCTAGATATGCAAGGCAACCGAATTGGTGATCGCGATATGATCCGCGATGCCTCTTGGTCATTCATCAACAACGATGTGGAAAACTGGGGTGCTGATCTTGATGTTTACATCAACTCACAGTGGCGCGCAAACTTCAGCTATAACTCACAGCACATGAAGCGTCACCGCTATGACTCTAGTCCAAAGCCGACGGATCAAACCCTCGTTGATGGCAGCTACACAATGAGTCCGTTTGACCGTCATGACACATGGAAAACCCAAGCATTCCATGCTGACTTACATGGTGATTTCACTGCACTAAGTGCTGATCACCAAGTACTGTTTGGCGTTAACGGTCAGTTCTATGACTACACTCAGCTGCGAGTTAAAGGTAACCCTATCAATGTCAAACCAGGCGAATCTCCTAAGAATCCAGGTCTAGACTATCACAATGACGATACTGCCTACGAAAGTAGCAACCACTTCTACGGCATCTATGCGCAAGATCTGATTACTTTCAACGATCAGTGGCAGGCGCTTGTGGGTGGCCGCTACGATCAGTACTTCAAAGATGGCACTAATAGTAACGGTGAAACTGTAAAAGGCGCGAACGACAGCCAAGCTTTCTCACCGAAATTTGGTGTGATTTATCACCCAAACTATTCAGGCAGCATCTATGCTAACTACTCGGAAAGCTTCAACCCAGTCGACAATGTTGTTAATGATGATGGTTCAATCACTGAGCGTACGCCAGAAAAGAGCCGCCAGTACGAACTGGGGACAAAGTGGGAGCTATTGGATAACCGATTGCTGCTAACCGGTGCGCTATTTGATATCGAAAAACGTAACATCAGTATCGAAGAGAATGGCATCACTACCCAAAATGGTAACCAACACCATCGCGGCGCTGAAGCTGGCGCTCAAGGTCAGCTATCCGATAGCTGGTTTGTGATGACATCTGCCATGTACCTAGATGCCAAGTACGATAAGCACAACTTGTATCAAGATAAGACACCAGCAAACGTACCTGAATGGTCTGGCTCAGTTTGGACACGCTACGCATTTACTGAGGCAACCGCATTCAATATCGGCTTGTTCTATCAAGGTGAGCGCTGGGCAGATAACGCCAACACCGTCACTCTTGATGGTTACACCCGCGTGGATACCGGTGCATCGCACAAAATCAGCAGCGACTATGTGACTTGGGATTTCCGTTTCAACATCGAAAACCTGTTTGATACCGAATACGTATCAGGTACCGGTGGCAGCACCAGCCACGGTGTGGTTACGGACGTGCACTATGGCAATGAGCGCCGCTTCAAACTGTCGGTCAACGCCTCATTCTAA
- the ispD gene encoding 2-C-methyl-D-erythritol 4-phosphate cytidylyltransferase produces MIPEHHPIIAIVPAAGVGSRMQADIPKQYLKIHEQTILEHTIERLLAHQSIDSVIVAISDGDPYFEGLSFLSDKPVVRVSGGGERADSVLSAVEYVKQRIPNAWCLVHDAARPCITQSDITKLIYEVSTHPVGGILAAPVKDTMKRANDAQGIDHTVDRAGLWHALTPQMFKVELLHSALSDALSEGVTITDEASAVEWAGLSPLLVEGRSDNIKITRPEDLALAEFYLKNKELEQ; encoded by the coding sequence ATGATCCCTGAGCATCATCCCATTATTGCTATCGTGCCTGCAGCAGGTGTGGGTAGCCGCATGCAAGCAGATATTCCCAAGCAATATCTGAAAATCCATGAACAAACCATTCTTGAGCACACCATCGAGCGGCTATTAGCACATCAAAGTATTGATAGTGTTATCGTCGCGATCAGTGACGGTGACCCTTATTTTGAAGGGTTATCTTTTCTATCTGATAAACCAGTGGTGCGCGTATCCGGTGGTGGGGAGCGAGCAGACTCTGTTCTATCGGCGGTTGAATACGTAAAACAACGCATCCCAAATGCTTGGTGTTTGGTTCATGATGCAGCACGGCCATGCATTACGCAAAGCGACATTACCAAGCTGATTTACGAAGTGAGCACTCACCCTGTTGGTGGGATACTGGCGGCTCCGGTTAAAGATACGATGAAGCGCGCCAACGATGCACAGGGTATCGATCATACCGTAGACAGAGCCGGCCTTTGGCATGCGCTTACTCCACAGATGTTTAAAGTGGAATTGCTGCACAGCGCACTCAGCGACGCCTTATCTGAAGGGGTCACTATCACTGATGAAGCATCAGCCGTCGAGTGGGCGGGCTTGTCACCATTATTGGTAGAAGGGCGTAGCGACAACATTAAAATTACTCGCCCAGAGGATCTCGCTCTGGCAGAGTTTTATCTCAAAAATAAGGAATTAGAACAATGA
- a CDS encoding lysophospholipid acyltransferase family protein, with product MDTTSPFRLPRKTPLGIAENVAEWATGLSVLDNLYAQRPAGCDTESFLRFALEILGIDYHVISGSRDTIPQAGATLIVANHPLGCVEGVILAELLLQRRKDVKILANEFLKLVPELEPLFIGVDVFDGVNAHKSNTRALRAANHHLERGGALLVFPAGEVSQLVDSKALRLEDKEWSRSVSTLIKRNKALTVPVHIGGLNSKRFYLAGKVHPMLRTVMLGRELLNKKDRPIGISIGQAIKFKEVNTLDSRQLVNYLRLNTYLLAKQQSQPPVATKENTPAQTSNDALFDQYEAIAPAIPLSDLLADIEQLPMEHHLLSSGEFDVYCTTMDHIPAIMHEIGRMREHNFRLVGEGTGQALDIDHFDKDYHHLFVWDRANEKLVGAYRLGLVDQLMAKHGIQGLYSRTLFNYDQPFLAAMGKSIEMGRSVIAEEYQKSMSALLLLWKGISEFVYQNPDYTHLFGPVSISNDYSDVARQLLTDTMTLHHYDQNCAQHVIAPNPPKLASQPNWNPQLLSALADMQLLSRVIARLEQGKGVPVLLRQYLSLNGKLVSFNVDPDFNNALDGLIVVDLRQVPHRSLARYMGSENAALYLKRHANT from the coding sequence ATGGACACCACCAGCCCGTTTCGCTTACCGAGAAAGACCCCATTAGGCATTGCGGAAAACGTTGCCGAATGGGCCACTGGTTTGTCGGTATTGGATAACTTATATGCCCAGCGTCCGGCAGGCTGTGATACCGAGAGCTTTCTTCGCTTTGCCTTAGAGATATTAGGCATTGATTATCACGTCATCTCCGGTAGCCGGGACACAATTCCTCAGGCTGGTGCCACACTGATCGTTGCCAATCACCCATTGGGCTGCGTAGAAGGTGTGATCCTCGCAGAACTGCTGCTGCAACGCCGTAAAGATGTAAAAATCCTTGCCAACGAGTTTCTAAAATTAGTTCCTGAGCTCGAGCCGCTGTTCATCGGCGTCGATGTCTTTGATGGGGTGAACGCACATAAGTCCAATACTCGAGCGCTGCGTGCGGCCAATCACCACCTCGAACGAGGCGGCGCGCTGCTGGTCTTCCCTGCCGGTGAAGTGTCGCAACTGGTCGATAGCAAAGCTCTGCGCTTAGAAGATAAGGAGTGGAGCCGCTCGGTCAGTACGCTTATTAAGAGAAACAAAGCATTGACCGTACCGGTTCATATTGGTGGCCTCAACTCAAAACGCTTTTACCTCGCTGGCAAAGTACACCCTATGCTACGAACTGTGATGCTCGGTCGTGAACTACTGAATAAGAAGGACCGACCGATTGGTATCTCGATCGGACAAGCCATCAAGTTCAAAGAGGTCAACACCCTCGACAGCCGTCAGTTAGTCAATTATCTGCGCCTCAACACTTACTTGTTAGCAAAGCAACAAAGCCAGCCTCCCGTCGCGACGAAAGAGAATACGCCTGCTCAAACAAGCAATGACGCGCTCTTTGACCAGTACGAAGCGATTGCTCCAGCCATACCGTTAAGTGATCTACTGGCCGATATCGAGCAGCTACCAATGGAGCACCATCTACTCTCTAGTGGTGAATTTGATGTCTATTGCACGACCATGGACCATATCCCCGCCATCATGCATGAAATCGGCCGTATGCGAGAGCACAACTTTCGTTTAGTAGGAGAAGGAACTGGCCAGGCGTTAGATATCGATCACTTCGATAAGGACTACCACCACCTGTTTGTTTGGGATAGAGCAAATGAAAAATTGGTAGGCGCGTATCGACTCGGCTTGGTTGATCAGCTAATGGCGAAGCATGGCATACAAGGGCTATATTCGCGTACCTTGTTTAACTATGACCAGCCTTTTTTGGCAGCCATGGGTAAATCGATTGAAATGGGACGCAGTGTCATCGCCGAAGAATATCAAAAAAGCATGAGCGCCTTATTGCTGCTTTGGAAAGGCATCTCTGAGTTTGTCTATCAGAACCCTGACTATACTCATTTGTTTGGCCCGGTAAGCATCAGCAACGACTACAGCGATGTTGCTCGACAACTGCTGACCGACACGATGACTTTGCATCACTACGACCAAAACTGCGCTCAACATGTAATTGCCCCCAATCCACCCAAGCTTGCCAGCCAACCCAATTGGAACCCGCAGCTGTTATCCGCTCTGGCTGATATGCAGCTGTTATCGAGAGTCATAGCACGCCTAGAGCAAGGTAAAGGAGTGCCTGTTTTACTTAGGCAGTATTTAAGCCTCAACGGCAAACTCGTCAGCTTCAATGTCGACCCTGATTTTAATAATGCCCTTGATGGACTGATTGTGGTTGACCTGAGACAGGTTCCTCATCGCTCACTCGCTCGCTATATGGGCAGTGAAAATGCAGCTCTCTACCTTAAGCGTCACGCAAACACCTGA
- a CDS encoding IS1182 family transposase, which produces MLQKPSPQQYELEMVTMEQLVPQNHLVRKIDNAIDFEFIRDEVAHLYCKDNGRPPVDPVRLFKIILLGYLFGIKSERQLVKEIEVNVAYRWFLRMSLTEKVIHASTLSQNRIRRFNGTDVFERIFNNIVLQAMEKGLVAGQELFTDSTHLKANANKNKHMNRLRPVSAGAYLDMLNEDVAADRESEGKNPFKETPPKTDVKNTKVSTTDPESGFMTRDNKPQGFFYLDHRTVDGKHGIIVDTYATPGNVNDSQPYIRRLDHTLEQFNLNPIAVGIDAGYFTAPVAESLERRSILGVFGYRRPSRTKNKFKKKDFKYQKETDTYRCPEGQELIYKTTTRAGYRSYASDPKQCAFCPVRDDCTKSENMQKVITRHLYSETVERANQMRLSSYGKKTYRRRSETVERSFADAKQHHGHRYARYRGLAKVQMQCWLAAAAQNIKKIALVVSYLRKMGLNKAEISQILASVCRFKPYSLQNAI; this is translated from the coding sequence ATGCTTCAAAAACCTTCTCCTCAGCAATACGAACTCGAAATGGTAACCATGGAACAGCTCGTTCCACAGAATCATCTCGTTCGTAAAATTGATAATGCCATCGACTTCGAGTTCATCAGAGACGAAGTGGCACATCTATACTGCAAAGATAATGGCCGCCCACCCGTAGACCCTGTGCGTTTATTCAAAATCATTCTGCTTGGCTACCTATTCGGCATCAAAAGTGAGCGCCAACTGGTCAAAGAAATTGAAGTGAACGTCGCTTATCGTTGGTTCTTACGAATGTCACTGACCGAAAAAGTTATCCATGCTTCGACGTTAAGCCAGAACCGAATTCGACGCTTCAATGGTACTGACGTCTTTGAGCGCATCTTCAACAACATAGTGCTTCAAGCGATGGAGAAAGGCTTAGTCGCAGGACAGGAGCTCTTCACTGACAGTACACACCTTAAAGCCAATGCTAACAAGAACAAGCACATGAATCGTCTGCGTCCAGTTAGTGCAGGCGCTTATCTTGATATGCTGAATGAAGATGTGGCTGCAGACCGAGAATCTGAAGGTAAAAATCCATTCAAAGAGACGCCACCAAAGACAGACGTCAAAAACACTAAAGTCAGCACCACCGACCCTGAAAGTGGCTTTATGACACGAGACAATAAGCCTCAAGGCTTCTTCTATCTTGACCACCGAACCGTGGATGGTAAGCACGGTATCATCGTAGACACATACGCAACACCGGGGAATGTGAATGACTCACAGCCCTATATCCGTCGTCTCGATCACACACTAGAGCAGTTCAACCTCAATCCTATCGCAGTTGGTATCGATGCAGGTTACTTCACTGCGCCTGTTGCTGAATCACTCGAGCGCCGCAGTATATTAGGTGTGTTCGGGTATCGCCGCCCATCAAGAACTAAGAACAAATTTAAGAAGAAAGACTTCAAATACCAAAAAGAGACCGATACCTATCGCTGTCCAGAAGGGCAAGAACTTATCTATAAAACCACAACACGCGCAGGCTATCGCTCATACGCTTCAGACCCGAAACAATGTGCGTTTTGCCCCGTTCGGGACGACTGTACTAAGAGTGAAAATATGCAGAAGGTCATAACGCGTCACCTTTATAGTGAGACGGTGGAGCGAGCCAATCAAATGCGACTCTCTAGCTACGGAAAGAAGACGTATCGGAGGCGAAGTGAAACAGTAGAACGAAGCTTCGCCGATGCAAAACAACACCATGGCCACCGTTACGCGCGCTACCGCGGTCTCGCAAAAGTGCAAATGCAATGTTGGTTAGCCGCTGCCGCTCAAAACATCAAGAAGATAGCGTTGGTGGTGAGCTATCTGCGAAAAATGGGCCTAAATAAGGCAGAAATAAGTCAAATACTAGCCTCTGTATGCCGATTTAAGCCTTACTCACTTCAGAACGCTATCTAA
- a CDS encoding GGDEF domain-containing protein codes for MTDLTYQQALALFRHFPGFLSIRNAQHQYVYLNDRFTAWLRQYSDADPIGLTASQVADIVPSNVGDMLNECHDASLEYLDAGQCAPKILKFHGLDSTSYFNVLKFKVYIDGEPYIYTTSFDVSDLHHEVKFFEKKAYTDPLTKLHNLAYLSSVNWQAGFCVVIDLDNFKHVNDSAGHSEGDIVLMRFARCLRQAFSGQDVLVRYGGDEFVVLTHDQDEQRLHQALEKLAVLFRDNFVQYPMLCHSIGYAPYQTSLRVTLKKADLAMYRTKHHKRTIS; via the coding sequence GTGACAGATTTGACGTACCAACAGGCTCTGGCGCTATTTCGCCATTTCCCTGGCTTTCTTTCGATTCGCAATGCGCAGCACCAATACGTTTATCTAAACGATCGCTTCACTGCGTGGCTTCGGCAATATTCGGATGCAGATCCCATTGGTCTTACTGCCAGCCAAGTCGCTGACATCGTACCTAGCAATGTTGGCGATATGCTCAATGAATGCCATGATGCAAGCTTGGAATATCTCGATGCTGGACAGTGTGCCCCAAAGATCCTCAAGTTTCATGGTTTAGACTCCACCTCTTATTTTAATGTACTGAAGTTTAAGGTTTATATTGATGGTGAACCTTATATCTATACCACCAGCTTCGATGTTTCTGACCTACATCATGAGGTGAAGTTTTTTGAAAAGAAGGCTTATACGGACCCACTCACCAAGCTACATAATCTGGCGTACCTAAGTTCCGTAAATTGGCAGGCTGGTTTTTGTGTGGTCATTGACCTTGATAACTTCAAACACGTCAATGACAGTGCGGGCCACAGTGAAGGGGATATTGTATTGATGCGCTTCGCTCGCTGTTTACGCCAAGCCTTTTCAGGGCAAGATGTCTTGGTTCGCTACGGCGGGGATGAGTTTGTGGTTTTAACTCACGACCAAGATGAACAACGGCTGCACCAAGCGTTAGAGAAGCTTGCGGTGCTGTTTCGTGACAATTTTGTACAGTACCCGATGCTCTGTCATAGCATCGGCTATGCCCCATACCAAACGAGCTTGCGCGTCACCTTAAAAAAAGCCGATCTCGCCATGTATCGCACCAAACATCACAAACGAACAATAAGCTGA
- a CDS encoding PilZ domain-containing protein has protein sequence MEWVREQQRQGYSFLKPGMKLTLSSVDNSQFKGMTVTLIGYKVDAFLIVDTSGLDTTAQKQLNEGEFVVRGLSDSSFGHVIAFRSDYLSRVDTPCSQLYLSPPSEFVSKPIREHSRYKLSLPCTISFGQTCVEGKMVDFSLAGCGIYLEEEHDFCKGLEVKVESALNQFLPAGMVYALVTVRKQGRGSLLGIQFNQQVLMSNRLKMTLAELSLAPS, from the coding sequence ATGGAATGGGTACGAGAACAACAAAGGCAAGGTTACAGTTTCTTAAAGCCTGGTATGAAGTTGACTCTATCCTCGGTTGATAATTCACAATTCAAAGGGATGACGGTCACCTTAATTGGCTACAAGGTCGATGCATTTCTCATTGTGGACACCTCAGGGCTCGACACCACAGCACAAAAGCAGCTCAATGAGGGCGAATTTGTAGTGCGCGGACTCTCCGATTCCAGCTTTGGACATGTCATTGCATTTCGTTCCGACTACCTATCTCGCGTCGATACCCCCTGTAGTCAGCTCTATTTATCGCCACCTAGCGAGTTCGTGTCGAAGCCAATTCGTGAGCATTCTCGCTATAAGCTCTCTTTGCCTTGTACGATTTCATTTGGTCAAACTTGTGTCGAAGGAAAAATGGTCGACTTCTCGCTGGCGGGGTGTGGTATCTACCTTGAGGAAGAGCATGATTTTTGTAAGGGGCTAGAAGTGAAAGTGGAGTCTGCACTGAATCAATTTCTACCAGCGGGGATGGTATACGCCTTGGTTACCGTAAGAAAACAAGGTCGAGGCAGTTTGCTTGGCATTCAATTTAACCAACAAGTGCTAATGTCCAATCGGTTAAAAATGACTTTGGCAGAGTTATCACTTGCACCTTCTTAA
- a CDS encoding IS1182 family transposase has product MLQKPSPQQYELEMVTMEQLVPQNHLVRKIDNAIDFEFIRDEVAHLYCKDNGRPPVDPVRLFKIILLGYLFGIKSERQLVKEIEVNVAYRWFLRMSLTEKVIHASTLSQNRIRRFNGTDVFERIFNNIVLQAMEKGLVAGQELFTDSTHLKANANKNKHMNRLRPVSAGAYLDMLNEDVAADRESEGKNPFKETPPKTDVKNTKVSTTDPESGFMTRDNKPQGFFYLDHRTVDGKHGIIVDTYATPGNVNDSQPYIRRLDHTLEQFNLNPIAVGIDAGYFTAPVAESLERRSILGVFGYRRPSRTKNKFKKKDFKYQKETDTYRCPEGQELIYKTTTRAGYRSYASDPKQCAFCPVRDDCTKSENMQKVITRHLYSETVERANQMRLSSYGKKTYRRRSETVERSFADAKQHHGHRYARYRGLAKVQMQCWLAAAAQNIKKIALVVSYLRKMGLNKAEISQILVSVCRFKPYSLQNAI; this is encoded by the coding sequence ATGCTTCAAAAACCTTCTCCTCAGCAATACGAACTCGAAATGGTAACCATGGAACAGCTCGTTCCACAGAATCATCTCGTTCGTAAAATTGATAATGCCATCGACTTCGAGTTCATCAGAGACGAAGTGGCACATCTATACTGCAAAGATAATGGCCGCCCACCCGTAGACCCTGTGCGTTTATTCAAAATCATTCTGCTTGGCTACCTATTCGGCATCAAAAGTGAGCGCCAACTGGTCAAAGAAATTGAAGTGAACGTCGCTTATCGTTGGTTCTTACGAATGTCACTGACCGAAAAAGTTATCCATGCTTCGACGTTAAGCCAGAACCGAATTCGACGCTTCAATGGTACTGACGTCTTTGAGCGCATCTTCAACAACATAGTGCTTCAAGCGATGGAGAAAGGCTTAGTCGCAGGACAGGAGCTCTTCACTGACAGTACACACCTTAAAGCCAATGCTAACAAGAACAAGCACATGAATCGTCTGCGTCCAGTTAGTGCAGGCGCTTATCTTGATATGCTGAATGAAGATGTGGCTGCAGACCGAGAATCTGAAGGTAAAAATCCATTCAAAGAGACGCCACCAAAGACAGACGTCAAAAACACTAAAGTCAGCACCACCGACCCTGAAAGTGGCTTTATGACACGAGACAATAAGCCTCAAGGCTTCTTCTATCTTGACCACCGAACCGTGGATGGTAAGCACGGTATCATCGTAGACACATACGCAACACCGGGGAATGTGAATGACTCACAGCCCTATATCCGTCGTCTCGATCACACACTAGAGCAGTTCAACCTCAATCCTATCGCAGTTGGTATCGATGCAGGTTACTTCACTGCGCCTGTTGCTGAATCACTCGAGCGCCGCAGTATATTAGGTGTGTTCGGGTATCGCCGCCCATCAAGAACTAAGAACAAATTTAAGAAGAAAGACTTCAAATACCAAAAAGAGACCGATACCTATCGCTGTCCAGAAGGGCAAGAACTTATCTATAAAACCACAACACGCGCAGGCTATCGCTCATACGCTTCAGACCCGAAACAATGTGCGTTTTGCCCCGTTCGGGACGACTGTACTAAGAGTGAAAATATGCAGAAGGTCATAACGCGTCACCTTTATAGTGAGACGGTGGAGCGAGCCAATCAAATGCGACTCTCTAGCTACGGAAAGAAGACGTATCGGAGGCGAAGTGAAACAGTAGAACGAAGCTTCGCCGATGCAAAACAACACCATGGCCACCGTTACGCGCGCTACCGCGGTCTCGCAAAAGTGCAAATGCAATGTTGGTTAGCCGCTGCCGCTCAAAACATCAAGAAGATAGCGTTGGTGGTGAGCTATCTGCGAAAAATGGGCCTAAATAAGGCAGAAATAAGTCAAATACTAGTCTCTGTATGCCGATTTAAGCCTTACTCACTTCAGAACGCTATCTAA
- the truD gene encoding tRNA pseudouridine(13) synthase TruD produces the protein MTDVLDNLNYLHGKPAVSAKFKASNQDFVVNEVLGFEFAGEGEHLMLRIRKNGENTSFVANELAKVCGVKSKDIGWAGLKDRHAVTEQWLSVHLPKKNVPDFSAFLAQYPSIEIVATDWHNKKLRPGDLAGNEFAIRLTDVSDTEALQARVALITESGVPNYFGQQRFGHEGNNVTEARRWGRDNVRTRNQNKRSLYLSAARSWIFNQIVSLRLQQDCFSTQLNGDIVDKTGMITAALAGDNALPTTDDAQLLEQSILDQEPDLMALIRGNRMRHDRRGIVLKPESLNAQWDDDSVTLSFFLDSGSFATSILRELANVEEVERQF, from the coding sequence ATGACTGATGTGTTAGACAACCTGAATTATCTTCACGGCAAACCGGCGGTTAGCGCAAAGTTTAAAGCCAGCAACCAAGACTTCGTTGTGAATGAAGTCCTAGGGTTTGAGTTTGCAGGAGAAGGGGAGCATTTGATGCTCCGCATACGAAAAAATGGTGAAAACACCAGTTTTGTTGCCAACGAATTGGCTAAAGTATGTGGCGTAAAATCGAAAGATATCGGCTGGGCGGGTCTAAAAGATCGTCATGCCGTGACGGAGCAGTGGTTGAGTGTACACTTGCCTAAGAAGAACGTTCCTGACTTTAGCGCTTTCTTGGCGCAGTATCCTAGTATAGAAATAGTGGCGACTGACTGGCACAACAAGAAACTGCGTCCCGGTGACTTGGCTGGCAACGAGTTTGCGATTCGCTTGACGGACGTGTCTGACACCGAAGCGTTGCAAGCGCGGGTTGCGCTAATCACTGAATCTGGTGTGCCGAATTATTTTGGTCAGCAGCGTTTTGGCCACGAAGGCAATAACGTGACGGAAGCTCGACGCTGGGGCCGTGACAATGTACGAACGCGCAATCAGAACAAACGCAGTTTGTATTTATCGGCAGCGCGCTCATGGATTTTCAATCAAATCGTGTCGCTACGTCTGCAGCAAGACTGTTTTAGCACTCAGCTTAATGGTGACATTGTTGACAAAACTGGGATGATCACTGCGGCACTGGCAGGTGATAATGCACTGCCAACCACGGATGATGCTCAGTTACTTGAGCAGAGCATCTTAGATCAAGAGCCAGACTTGATGGCACTGATCCGTGGTAATCGTATGCGTCATGACAGACGCGGTATCGTGTTAAAGCCTGAGTCATTGAACGCTCAGTGGGATGACGATTCTGTAACACTGAGCTTTTTCTTGGATTCAGGGAGCTTTGCGACCTCGATTCTCAGAGAGCTGGCAAACGTAGAAGAAGTAGAAAGGCAATTCTAG
- the ftsB gene encoding cell division protein FtsB: MRIFTLVLLMVFSWLQYTLWFGKNGIVDFQQVDAEIQVQQQVNGNLQTRNDEMFAEIDDLRQGLDAIEERARHELGMIQQGETFYRIIGEDNQ; encoded by the coding sequence ATGCGTATCTTCACACTTGTGCTGCTAATGGTATTTTCTTGGCTGCAATACACCCTTTGGTTTGGAAAAAATGGCATTGTTGATTTCCAACAAGTCGATGCAGAAATCCAAGTACAGCAACAAGTGAATGGTAACTTACAAACTCGCAACGACGAAATGTTTGCCGAGATTGATGACCTTAGACAAGGATTGGATGCCATCGAAGAGCGAGCACGACATGAGCTCGGCATGATCCAGCAAGGAGAAACTTTCTACCGAATCATAGGTGAGGACAACCAATGA
- the ispF gene encoding 2-C-methyl-D-erythritol 2,4-cyclodiphosphate synthase: MRIGHGFDVHKFGGEGPVIIGGVAIPYEQGLIAHSDGDVALHALCDALLGAIAAGDIGRHFPDTDDEWKGADSRALLRDVYSKVKSQGYELVNADVTIMAQAPKMAPHIEAMCQTIAADLETDIGNINVKATTTERLGFTGRKEGIATEAVVLINKVTS; encoded by the coding sequence ATGAGAATAGGTCATGGCTTTGATGTACATAAATTTGGCGGTGAAGGGCCTGTCATCATTGGTGGTGTTGCCATTCCTTATGAGCAAGGGTTGATTGCCCATTCTGACGGTGACGTGGCGTTGCACGCGTTATGTGATGCATTGTTAGGTGCTATTGCGGCGGGCGACATTGGCCGACATTTCCCAGACACTGACGATGAGTGGAAAGGGGCGGATAGCCGTGCGTTACTTCGTGATGTTTATAGTAAGGTTAAATCGCAAGGCTATGAGCTGGTCAATGCGGATGTGACCATCATGGCACAGGCTCCAAAGATGGCTCCGCACATTGAAGCCATGTGCCAAACCATCGCTGCGGATCTGGAAACAGACATTGGCAACATCAACGTAAAAGCAACCACGACGGAAAGACTCGGTTTTACAGGACGTAAAGAAGGCATCGCCACAGAAGCTGTGGTACTGATCAACAAAGTAACGTCCTAA